From the Arthrobacter sp. PM3 genome, one window contains:
- a CDS encoding S8 family serine peptidase has product MDIDVDEASGSLARFAQARSWQSRRPIAALALDDGRPVSFVADEVIVDAGERELIARLTGLGGRIVRDASDPGLPEEFRRAGVGRPEPVDPTGLPRSVKFRFDRLPDARDVNLGACLDRAGLAAGRIRYSDPAGLALSQLIAPMLEEGRGVWLNEVGVDHHSLPLYGPAEGAGLLYSADPTTWPAFSGPSRIADAWQLIETLRLARSAGGGPVFMAIVDSGFWFDAPSTPGSGGAQALADLGTGLPRWNTVDDVAGIPTGPGRTTYHGTMVASSAAAAVGNVAGAAGSGGSVARACYFYDDRSADSAKTAMIRCTQWGIPFVVYSGGFTSVEFFFGTSAWNDTFNWAADNGVLMIASAGNDNISLPDDSVLRPATRTPRALTVGALNDDGTKAGFSNYGSSVGLWAPGVNIPVVPTPMSLTGSLPSGTSFSAPLVAGVAAMMRYANPALSVDQLRDTLVTAGWDGAGPGGKGLDAYAAVWAAMSARMAETATESAPERLFPRADGTFEPIFNSAINRTGDRDEFLLDIASFSTLQVDLQWYDRLSRVSLLLESTDPNAVDPSAAVTAPAGAGTARLTAELGSGRYRLVVRGSGPSAYLLSGRIRPGTLAPDPFEANDTFDTATHLRVVRPAGAPDWVSALFEFGPGFFPLTLHSLGAGPATADQDYFRVNVPADVGALRIPQVVVGSDEEVDVTLYDDARGQLFTNHARSTTLGLQEGRTYYVRVSGPTHTRYTLWVGANLNADALRRSWQEELHILPDWWEDVHPDWFSRPEEFRGVVIGEDMLRDHELVLGDASTGVLPESVHVELLDDAGELVRAAANDAGRRTIDVAGLTPGPYVVRVTSDHAGPFALTVQPPARYR; this is encoded by the coding sequence ATGGACATCGACGTCGACGAAGCATCGGGATCGCTCGCCAGATTCGCGCAGGCCCGTTCGTGGCAGAGCCGCCGGCCCATTGCGGCCTTGGCGCTCGACGACGGACGGCCGGTGAGTTTCGTGGCGGACGAAGTGATCGTCGACGCCGGCGAGCGCGAACTGATTGCCCGGCTGACCGGTCTCGGCGGCAGGATCGTGCGGGACGCCTCAGATCCCGGGTTGCCGGAGGAATTCCGCCGGGCCGGAGTCGGGCGTCCCGAGCCCGTCGATCCGACGGGCCTGCCGAGGAGCGTGAAGTTCCGCTTTGACCGGCTCCCCGACGCGCGGGACGTGAATCTCGGCGCCTGCCTTGACCGCGCCGGACTGGCCGCCGGCCGCATCCGCTACTCGGATCCGGCCGGGCTGGCGCTCAGCCAACTCATCGCTCCGATGCTGGAGGAAGGGCGCGGTGTCTGGCTCAATGAGGTCGGCGTCGACCATCACTCGCTTCCGCTCTATGGTCCGGCTGAGGGCGCCGGCCTGCTCTACAGCGCGGATCCAACCACCTGGCCTGCGTTCAGCGGACCCTCACGAATCGCCGATGCCTGGCAACTGATCGAGACGCTGCGCCTGGCGCGGTCGGCGGGCGGAGGACCGGTGTTCATGGCCATTGTGGACAGCGGTTTCTGGTTCGACGCACCGAGTACGCCGGGTTCCGGCGGCGCCCAAGCGCTGGCTGATCTTGGCACAGGACTGCCGCGCTGGAACACCGTGGATGACGTCGCGGGTATCCCTACCGGCCCCGGCCGCACGACCTACCACGGCACCATGGTGGCGAGTTCGGCGGCCGCTGCGGTGGGAAACGTTGCCGGAGCCGCAGGATCCGGCGGAAGCGTCGCCCGTGCCTGCTACTTCTACGACGACCGCTCTGCCGATTCGGCCAAGACCGCGATGATCCGGTGCACGCAATGGGGCATCCCCTTCGTGGTCTATTCGGGCGGGTTCACGTCCGTGGAATTCTTCTTCGGCACGAGCGCCTGGAACGACACGTTCAACTGGGCGGCCGACAACGGGGTCCTCATGATCGCTTCGGCTGGCAACGACAACATCAGCCTGCCGGATGACTCGGTGCTGCGTCCGGCCACGCGCACCCCCCGGGCGCTCACGGTCGGGGCGCTGAACGATGACGGCACCAAGGCGGGCTTCTCGAATTACGGCAGTTCGGTGGGCCTCTGGGCGCCTGGAGTCAACATCCCGGTGGTGCCGACGCCGATGAGCCTGACAGGATCCCTGCCGTCCGGGACGTCCTTTTCGGCCCCGCTGGTTGCCGGCGTTGCCGCGATGATGCGCTACGCCAACCCGGCCCTTTCCGTGGACCAGCTCCGGGACACCCTCGTGACGGCCGGCTGGGACGGAGCGGGACCCGGCGGCAAGGGCCTCGACGCTTATGCCGCCGTCTGGGCGGCGATGTCCGCGCGGATGGCGGAGACGGCCACAGAAAGCGCCCCGGAACGGCTCTTCCCCCGAGCCGACGGCACCTTCGAGCCGATATTCAACTCCGCTATCAACCGCACCGGCGACAGGGACGAGTTCCTCCTGGATATCGCCTCGTTTTCGACCCTCCAGGTCGACCTGCAATGGTACGACCGGCTGTCCCGGGTCAGCCTCCTCCTGGAGAGCACTGATCCGAACGCCGTTGATCCGTCGGCTGCCGTCACGGCCCCGGCCGGCGCCGGGACGGCACGGCTGACGGCCGAGCTGGGATCCGGCCGGTACCGCCTGGTGGTGCGCGGCAGCGGGCCGAGTGCCTACCTGCTCTCCGGCCGCATCCGTCCGGGCACCCTGGCACCGGATCCGTTCGAGGCGAATGACACGTTTGACACGGCAACGCATCTTCGCGTGGTCCGCCCGGCCGGGGCGCCTGATTGGGTATCGGCACTGTTCGAATTCGGTCCGGGGTTTTTCCCTCTGACACTCCACAGCCTCGGCGCCGGCCCGGCGACGGCCGACCAGGACTACTTCCGGGTAAACGTCCCGGCCGACGTCGGCGCCCTGCGGATCCCGCAGGTGGTGGTGGGCAGCGACGAGGAGGTCGATGTCACCCTGTACGACGACGCGCGGGGGCAGCTCTTCACCAACCATGCCCGCTCCACGACGTTAGGGCTCCAGGAGGGCAGGACCTACTACGTCCGGGTTTCGGGACCGACCCATACGCGGTACACGCTGTGGGTCGGCGCGAACCTCAACGCGGACGCCCTGCGCCGCAGCTGGCAGGAAGAGCTGCACATCCTCCCGGACTGGTGGGAGGACGTGCACCCCGACTGGTTCAGCCGGCCGGAGGAGTTCCGGGGCGTGGTGATCGGCGAGGACATGCTCCGCGACCACGAACTCGTGCTCGGCGACGCCTCCACCGGCGTGCTCCCGGAGTCAGTCCACGTGGAACTGCTCGATGACGCCGGAGAACTGGTGCGGGCAGCCGCCAACGACGCC
- a CDS encoding alpha/beta hydrolase, which translates to MKPARPRSARSRSLAVGMRASGALAMALTLASCSLFGGGGGTGSGAASSGAAAGQPDPSIVAAAPAELRDYYSQQLDWKPCEGSFQCATVKVPLDYSKPDGDRIELAAIKLATHGNKKGTLLVNPGGPGGSGYDFVRDAANTNISEKVRSAYDIVGFDPRGVKRSAPVTCLTDKERDEFRAKTYALDTDAGLDAALADNKAIAAKCVEKTGPVLAHIDTVSAAKDLDILRGVVNDAKLNYLGYSYGTLLGSTYASLFPDNVGRLVLDGAMDPSRSNEELTRDQAAAFDKALHAYVAKCLQSSGCPLTGSTEDGVQQITNAIAAAEANPLPARDGRKVSGSTFVSGLIIPLYNNDNWPILTRALAQALAGDGTGMLQLADFGADREPNGTYSSNSSFAFNAINCLDYPMVSDTAAMRAEDQKLRQVSPTFGYYFAYGGSNCKDWPYKNVRTPAPVEYKGSAPIVVVGTTGDPATPLQWASALRKQLGNASLLTWKGEGHTAYGRSNSCIGNAVDNYLVDGKAPADNTVC; encoded by the coding sequence ATGAAGCCTGCTCGACCCCGGTCCGCGAGATCCCGATCCCTGGCGGTCGGCATGCGGGCCTCCGGCGCCCTGGCCATGGCGCTGACGCTGGCCTCATGCAGCCTGTTCGGCGGGGGCGGCGGCACCGGCTCGGGCGCCGCCTCGTCCGGCGCGGCCGCGGGACAGCCGGACCCCTCGATCGTCGCCGCGGCGCCCGCGGAACTGCGCGACTACTACTCCCAGCAGCTGGACTGGAAACCGTGCGAGGGGAGTTTCCAGTGCGCCACGGTCAAAGTCCCGCTCGACTACAGCAAGCCTGACGGCGACCGCATCGAGCTGGCCGCCATCAAGCTCGCGACGCACGGCAACAAGAAGGGCACCCTGCTGGTCAACCCGGGCGGTCCGGGCGGCTCCGGCTACGACTTCGTCCGGGACGCGGCCAACACCAACATCTCGGAGAAGGTCCGGTCCGCCTACGACATCGTGGGCTTCGACCCGCGCGGCGTGAAGCGCTCCGCCCCGGTCACCTGCCTCACGGACAAGGAACGTGACGAGTTCCGCGCCAAGACCTACGCCCTGGACACTGACGCCGGACTGGACGCAGCCCTGGCCGACAACAAGGCCATCGCCGCCAAGTGCGTCGAGAAGACCGGCCCGGTCCTGGCCCACATCGACACCGTCAGCGCCGCCAAGGACCTCGACATCCTGCGCGGCGTGGTCAACGACGCGAAGCTGAACTATCTCGGCTACTCGTATGGGACCCTCCTGGGCTCCACCTACGCGTCGCTGTTCCCGGACAATGTCGGCCGGCTGGTCCTTGACGGCGCCATGGACCCGTCGCGAAGCAACGAGGAACTGACCCGCGACCAGGCTGCTGCCTTCGACAAGGCCCTCCACGCCTATGTCGCCAAGTGCCTGCAGAGCAGCGGATGCCCGCTCACGGGAAGCACCGAGGATGGTGTCCAGCAGATCACCAATGCCATCGCTGCCGCGGAGGCCAATCCGTTGCCGGCGAGGGACGGGCGGAAGGTCTCGGGGTCGACCTTCGTCAGCGGCCTCATCATCCCGCTGTACAACAACGACAACTGGCCCATCCTCACCCGGGCCCTCGCGCAGGCCCTGGCCGGCGACGGCACAGGCATGCTCCAGCTGGCCGACTTCGGCGCCGACCGGGAACCCAACGGCACGTACAGTTCGAACAGTTCCTTCGCCTTCAACGCCATCAACTGCCTGGACTACCCGATGGTGTCCGACACCGCCGCCATGCGGGCCGAGGACCAGAAGCTGCGCCAGGTGTCGCCCACGTTTGGCTACTATTTCGCCTACGGCGGCAGCAACTGCAAGGACTGGCCGTACAAGAACGTCCGGACCCCTGCCCCGGTGGAGTACAAGGGATCGGCCCCGATCGTTGTGGTGGGAACCACCGGCGATCCGGCTACTCCCCTGCAATGGGCCAGCGCCCTGCGCAAGCAGCTGGGCAACGCCTCGCTGCTGACGTGGAAGGGCGAGGGCCACACGGCCTATGGCCGCTCCAACAGCTGCATCGGCAACGCCGTGGACAACTACCTGGTGGACGGCAAAGCGCCGGCGGACAACACCGTCTGCTAG
- a CDS encoding DNA polymerase III subunit delta' gives MTVWDDLQGQDAVVAQLRQAAQGEGLTHAWLFTGPPGSGRSNAAKAFAAALNCDQEDVSLRGCGECPACLTILGETHSDVAFVRTEKVTITIDEARELVATAGNRPASGRWRIIVVEDADRMAERTTNVLLKAIEEPTPRTVWMLCAPSPADVLVTIRSRCRPVALRLPPAADVAALLVKRDGVDPAVAERAARAAQSHVGIARRLARDPEARERRLETVRFPLALRGVTAAVMMAEKLVKIATDEATSSNEERDAAEKAALLATLGAPETGTLPPAMRGQVKQLEDDQKRRAKRSVTDSLDRTLTDLLSFYRDVLIIQMGNAVELVNVELRGELVEFAARSTADVTLARMDAINKARKRITTTNVAPLLAIESMASSLI, from the coding sequence ATGACCGTCTGGGACGACCTCCAGGGCCAGGACGCCGTCGTGGCACAGCTCCGCCAGGCTGCGCAGGGCGAGGGGCTGACCCATGCGTGGCTTTTCACCGGGCCGCCGGGCTCGGGCCGGTCCAATGCCGCCAAGGCTTTCGCGGCGGCGCTGAACTGTGACCAGGAGGACGTCAGTCTGCGCGGCTGCGGCGAATGCCCGGCCTGCCTGACCATCCTCGGCGAAACCCATTCCGACGTCGCGTTCGTCCGCACCGAAAAGGTCACCATCACCATCGACGAGGCGCGCGAACTTGTCGCCACCGCCGGGAACCGGCCGGCGTCGGGCCGGTGGCGGATCATCGTGGTGGAGGACGCGGACCGGATGGCCGAGCGCACCACCAACGTCCTGCTCAAGGCCATCGAGGAGCCCACGCCACGCACCGTCTGGATGCTCTGCGCGCCTTCCCCCGCCGATGTCCTCGTGACCATCCGCTCCCGCTGCCGCCCCGTCGCGCTGCGGCTCCCGCCCGCGGCCGACGTCGCGGCCCTGCTGGTCAAGCGCGACGGCGTGGACCCGGCGGTCGCCGAGCGTGCCGCCCGGGCGGCGCAGAGCCACGTCGGGATTGCCCGCCGCCTCGCCCGTGATCCGGAGGCCCGGGAGCGCCGGCTGGAAACGGTCCGTTTCCCACTGGCGCTGCGGGGCGTCACGGCGGCAGTCATGATGGCCGAGAAGCTGGTCAAGATCGCCACCGACGAGGCCACCAGTTCCAATGAGGAGCGCGACGCCGCCGAGAAGGCGGCGCTGCTGGCCACCCTCGGGGCGCCGGAGACAGGCACGCTGCCGCCGGCCATGCGGGGACAGGTCAAACAGCTTGAAGACGACCAGAAACGCCGTGCCAAGCGCTCCGTCACCGATTCCCTGGACCGGACCCTGACGGACCTTCTGTCGTTCTACCGGGACGTCCTGATCATCCAGATGGGGAACGCCGTCGAGCTCGTCAACGTTGAACTTCGAGGTGAGCTCGTGGAGTTCGCCGCGCGTTCCACCGCCGACGTGACCCTCGCCCGGATGGACGCCATCAACAAAGCCCGCAAACGGATCACCACCACCAACGTTGCTCCGCTACTGGCCATCGAGTCCATGGCGTCAAGCCTGATTTGA
- the tmk gene encoding dTMP kinase, which yields MTTQSPGASPQPLRRPLPGLFIAFEGGDGAGKSTQAAELARALESRGLTVLRTREPGGTPIGEKLRSLVLDHGHGHIDAHTEALIFAASRAAHASQVIRPALDRGEIVLTDRYIDSSVAYQGAGRGLGTNAVRDINAWATSGLEPDLTVLLDVDPAVGRQRRTAGEAAEDRLESEADEFHARIRAAFLELAAARPESYLVLPARLPVAELSARILERVESLLAVPQSSTA from the coding sequence GTGACTACCCAGAGCCCCGGAGCGTCCCCTCAACCGTTGCGCAGGCCGCTGCCCGGACTGTTCATTGCCTTTGAAGGCGGCGACGGTGCCGGCAAGTCCACCCAGGCGGCGGAACTCGCCAGGGCCCTGGAATCGCGCGGCTTGACCGTCCTGCGGACCCGGGAACCGGGCGGCACGCCGATCGGCGAGAAGCTGCGCTCCCTGGTGCTCGATCACGGCCACGGCCACATCGATGCCCACACGGAAGCCCTGATCTTCGCCGCGTCCCGCGCCGCGCACGCCAGCCAGGTCATCCGCCCCGCCCTGGACCGCGGCGAGATCGTCCTCACCGACCGTTACATTGATTCGTCGGTGGCGTACCAGGGCGCCGGCCGCGGCCTCGGGACGAACGCGGTCCGGGACATCAACGCGTGGGCAACCTCGGGGCTGGAGCCAGACCTCACGGTGCTGCTCGACGTCGACCCCGCGGTCGGCCGGCAGCGGCGCACCGCGGGTGAGGCCGCCGAAGACCGGCTCGAGTCCGAGGCCGACGAATTCCACGCCAGGATTCGGGCCGCCTTCCTGGAACTGGCCGCGGCCCGCCCGGAGTCGTACCTGGTGCTGCCCGCCCGCCTGCCCGTCGCCGAACTCTCCGCCCGGATCCTCGAACGCGTCGAATCCCTGCTGGCCGTTCCCCAAAGCAGCACGGCATGA
- a CDS encoding PLP-dependent aspartate aminotransferase family protein, whose translation MSLSEDLAARLSPESLVVAAGRPPRNRDEPVNPPLVLSSTYFGTGPLGDGDRGYSRYSNPTWDPFEEALAQLEGAELPGLLYASGLAAVSSALSLVPAQGVLVMPSHSYAGSVTMATELAEKGFLELRTVDIADTDAVLAAIAPAGGRPASMLWLESPTNPMLGIADMRALTAAAHEAGAIVVTDNTFSTPLVQQPLSLGSDVVLHSVTKYLSGHSDVVLGALVTSDAGLRAALLHHRTIHGGIAGPFEAWLALRGLRTLALRIERSQASAQVLAERLSGHPRVAGIRFPGLPSDPGHERAKAQMKGFGSILCIEVAPVTGGTGSCGGAEAADRLVRALHLWLPATSLGGVESLIERRRRHTAEPESVPDNLVRMSVGIENVEDLWADLEQALEALGG comes from the coding sequence ATGAGTCTTTCTGAAGATCTGGCCGCGAGGCTTTCGCCGGAATCCCTGGTCGTGGCCGCGGGCCGCCCGCCACGCAACCGCGACGAACCCGTCAACCCACCGCTGGTGCTGTCCTCCACCTACTTCGGCACCGGACCCCTCGGCGACGGCGACCGCGGCTACAGCAGGTACTCCAACCCGACCTGGGACCCCTTCGAGGAGGCGCTGGCCCAGCTGGAAGGCGCGGAACTGCCGGGCCTGCTCTACGCCTCGGGGCTCGCCGCCGTCAGCTCGGCCCTGTCCCTGGTGCCTGCCCAGGGCGTGCTCGTCATGCCCTCGCACAGCTACGCGGGATCGGTCACCATGGCCACCGAACTCGCCGAGAAGGGGTTCCTCGAACTGCGGACGGTGGACATCGCCGACACCGACGCCGTCCTGGCCGCGATTGCCCCGGCCGGCGGCCGGCCCGCCAGCATGCTGTGGCTGGAGAGCCCCACCAACCCCATGCTCGGCATCGCGGACATGCGCGCCCTGACCGCCGCGGCGCACGAGGCCGGCGCGATCGTCGTCACGGACAACACCTTCTCCACGCCGCTGGTGCAGCAGCCCCTGAGCCTGGGCTCCGACGTCGTCCTGCATTCGGTGACCAAGTACCTCTCCGGCCATTCCGACGTCGTGCTGGGTGCGCTCGTGACCTCCGACGCCGGTCTCCGTGCCGCGCTGCTGCACCACCGCACCATCCACGGCGGGATCGCCGGTCCGTTCGAGGCGTGGCTGGCCCTGCGCGGGCTCCGCACCCTGGCGCTGCGGATCGAACGGTCGCAGGCATCGGCGCAGGTCCTGGCCGAGCGGCTGAGCGGGCATCCCCGGGTGGCCGGCATCCGCTTCCCCGGCCTGCCCTCGGATCCCGGCCACGAGCGCGCCAAGGCCCAGATGAAGGGTTTCGGGTCCATCCTGTGCATCGAGGTGGCCCCGGTGACCGGCGGCACGGGAAGCTGCGGCGGCGCCGAGGCCGCCGACCGCCTGGTCCGCGCCCTGCACCTCTGGCTGCCCGCCACGTCCCTGGGCGGGGTGGAGTCCCTGATCGAACGCCGGCGCCGGCACACGGCCGAGCCGGAGAGCGTCCCGGACAACCTGGTCCGGATGAGCGTGGGAATCGAGAACGTCGAAGACCTTTGGGCCGATTTGGAGCAGGCATTGGAGGCTCTGGGCGGCTAG
- a CDS encoding DUF2516 family protein, with protein MDGRMLIYFVESGVYLVLAVVAFSLETWAFFDCLRHKANAFEAVSKRTKTFWLALTGGAFAVGLFSLLAQLGSGSGASSLGIFGLAAVTAASVYLADVRPAVKDAGRGGNRNMGPYGPW; from the coding sequence GTGGACGGACGCATGCTCATTTACTTTGTCGAATCCGGGGTCTACCTGGTCCTGGCCGTCGTGGCCTTTTCCTTGGAGACCTGGGCGTTTTTCGACTGCCTCCGGCACAAGGCCAACGCGTTCGAGGCCGTCTCCAAGCGGACCAAAACCTTCTGGCTTGCCCTGACCGGCGGCGCGTTCGCCGTGGGCCTGTTCTCCCTGCTCGCGCAGCTCGGCAGCGGCAGCGGCGCCAGCTCGCTCGGTATTTTCGGGCTGGCCGCCGTGACGGCCGCGTCCGTCTACCTGGCCGATGTCCGTCCCGCGGTCAAGGACGCCGGCCGCGGCGGGAACCGCAACATGGGCCCCTACGGGCCCTGGTGA
- a CDS encoding class I SAM-dependent methyltransferase, with the protein MVQKAERVVAKGGVRGGKPVGNVTRGTTNPNRMRRVDRWLTGPQAWRLRAAADPLAVDLGYGASPATAVELFERLAAVRADVRVVGIEIEPERVRQAKALERPGLGFQLGGFELPVAGSPVLVRAFNVLRQYEEADVPGIWRLVQDRLAPGGLFIDGTCDEIGRRAAWVALDAGGPLSLSVSMRFGAFTLPSDVAERLPKALIHRNVPGEKIHAYLQAMDRAWLEAAPLASFGNRQRWSAMCRMLLDAGWPVQDGPSRWRLGEVTVGWDAVAPGP; encoded by the coding sequence GTGGTGCAGAAGGCGGAGCGGGTAGTGGCGAAAGGTGGTGTCCGCGGGGGCAAGCCCGTGGGCAACGTGACCCGGGGAACCACGAACCCCAACCGGATGCGCCGCGTGGACCGCTGGCTGACCGGGCCGCAGGCGTGGCGGTTGCGTGCCGCGGCGGATCCCCTCGCCGTCGACCTCGGCTACGGCGCGTCACCGGCCACCGCCGTTGAACTCTTCGAGCGCCTCGCCGCGGTCCGCGCGGACGTGCGCGTGGTCGGGATCGAGATTGAACCTGAGCGGGTCCGGCAGGCCAAGGCGCTGGAACGGCCGGGCCTGGGCTTCCAGCTCGGCGGCTTCGAACTGCCCGTCGCTGGCAGCCCGGTGCTGGTCCGGGCATTCAACGTGCTGCGGCAATATGAGGAAGCCGACGTGCCGGGCATCTGGCGGCTGGTGCAGGACCGGCTCGCGCCGGGTGGACTGTTCATCGACGGCACGTGCGATGAGATCGGCCGGCGCGCCGCGTGGGTGGCTCTCGACGCCGGGGGGCCGCTGAGCCTGAGCGTGTCCATGCGGTTCGGTGCGTTCACGCTGCCCTCCGACGTCGCTGAACGCCTGCCCAAGGCCCTGATCCACCGGAATGTGCCCGGCGAGAAAATCCACGCCTACCTGCAGGCGATGGACAGGGCCTGGCTGGAGGCGGCACCGTTGGCCTCGTTCGGCAACCGGCAGCGCTGGTCCGCGATGTGCCGGATGCTGCTCGACGCCGGCTGGCCCGTCCAGGACGGCCCGTCACGCTGGCGGCTGGGCGAGGTGACGGTCGGCTGGGACGCCGTCGCGCCCGGACCCTAA
- a CDS encoding aldo/keto reductase, with product MPELRENNIPDVTLNNGVTIPQLGFGVFQVPEEQTQRIVEDALAAGYRHIDTAAAYRNEAGVGAAIAASGIPREDIFITTKLRNGEQGTALDAFRNSRTALGVDYLDLYLIHWPVPSQGLFTEAWKAMEKLYAGGEVRAIGVSNFLSGHLDTLLEAAEVVPAVNQIEIHPTFQQQELTAKSRALGIAVEAYSPLGQGADLDAAAVQSLAARHGATPAQIVLAWHLAQGTIVIPKSSRSLRMRENLGAAALTLTPAELAEVTALESGARIGADPAVAAHSQM from the coding sequence ATGCCTGAACTCCGTGAGAACAACATCCCCGACGTGACCTTGAACAACGGCGTGACGATTCCCCAGCTGGGCTTCGGCGTCTTCCAGGTCCCCGAGGAACAGACCCAGCGCATCGTGGAGGACGCCTTGGCGGCCGGTTACCGGCACATCGACACCGCCGCCGCGTACCGGAACGAGGCCGGCGTCGGCGCCGCCATCGCCGCTTCCGGGATTCCGCGCGAGGACATTTTCATCACCACCAAGCTGCGCAACGGCGAACAGGGCACCGCCCTCGACGCGTTCCGGAACAGCCGCACGGCCCTCGGCGTCGACTACCTGGACCTGTACCTGATCCACTGGCCGGTTCCCTCGCAGGGGCTCTTCACCGAGGCCTGGAAGGCCATGGAAAAGCTGTACGCCGGCGGGGAAGTCCGCGCCATCGGCGTCTCCAACTTCCTCTCCGGCCACTTGGACACGCTTCTGGAAGCCGCGGAGGTCGTTCCGGCGGTCAACCAGATCGAAATCCACCCGACCTTCCAGCAGCAGGAGCTCACGGCCAAGAGCCGCGCACTGGGCATCGCCGTGGAAGCCTACAGCCCGCTGGGCCAGGGCGCCGACCTCGACGCCGCCGCCGTGCAGTCCCTGGCCGCCCGGCACGGTGCGACCCCCGCCCAGATCGTGCTCGCCTGGCATCTGGCCCAGGGCACGATCGTCATCCCGAAGTCCTCCCGAAGCCTGCGCATGCGGGAAAACCTGGGCGCCGCGGCGCTCACGCTCACCCCCGCCGAACTGGCGGAGGTCACGGCACTGGAGTCCGGGGCCCGCATCGGCGCCGATCCCGCCGTCGCCGCGCACAGCCAGATGTAG
- a CDS encoding phosphoglyceromutase, with the protein MTYKLILLRHGHSEWNAKNLFTGWVDVDLNDQGRAEAVRGGELLVENNILPDILYTSRLKRAINTANLALDKADRGWIDVKRDWRLNERHYGALQGKDKAQTLAEFGEEQFMLWRRSYDTPPPPLADDSEFSQFGDPRYADLGDAIPRTECLKDVLIRLLPYWESDIKEDLRAGKTVLVTAHGNSLRALVKHLDGISDEDIAGLNIPTGIPLVYELDEDFNPVNPGGTYLDPEAAAESIKAVANQGKK; encoded by the coding sequence ATGACCTACAAGCTGATTCTGCTGCGCCACGGCCACAGCGAATGGAACGCCAAGAACCTGTTCACCGGCTGGGTGGACGTCGACCTGAACGACCAGGGCCGCGCTGAGGCGGTTCGCGGCGGCGAGCTCCTCGTGGAGAACAACATCCTCCCCGACATCCTCTACACCTCCAGGCTGAAGCGGGCCATCAACACCGCCAACCTCGCCCTGGACAAGGCCGACCGCGGCTGGATCGATGTCAAGCGCGACTGGCGCCTGAACGAGCGCCACTACGGTGCGCTGCAGGGCAAGGACAAGGCCCAGACCCTCGCCGAATTCGGTGAGGAACAGTTCATGCTGTGGCGCCGGTCCTACGACACCCCGCCGCCGCCCCTGGCCGACGATTCCGAGTTCTCCCAGTTCGGCGATCCGCGCTACGCGGACCTCGGCGACGCCATCCCGCGCACCGAGTGCCTGAAGGATGTCCTCATCCGCCTGCTGCCGTACTGGGAATCGGACATCAAGGAGGATCTCCGGGCGGGCAAGACCGTCCTGGTCACCGCCCACGGCAACTCGCTGCGCGCCCTGGTCAAGCACCTGGACGGCATCAGCGACGAAGACATCGCCGGCCTGAACATCCCCACCGGCATCCCGCTGGTCTACGAACTGGACGAGGACTTCAACCCGGTGAACCCGGGCGGGACCTACCTCGACCCCGAGGCCGCTGCAGAGTCCATCAAGGCGGTCGCCAACCAGGGCAAGAAGTAA
- the phoU gene encoding phosphate signaling complex protein PhoU: MRKVFQEELAQVREQLVEMSSLVTEAIDKATTAFQGADIDLAEDVIAADARIDFLQNSLDEHAIDILALQGPVASDLRMLVGSLRMSASLERMGDLARHLAQLARLRYPASVIPEQLRETFKSFAEQDLLIARKLTDLLATRDLEVAREIMKANSAVNDLHLSVFKAIARSDWQESPATTVDVALASRYFERFADHGVSVAQKVTYLVTGAWQPNSIEHA; the protein is encoded by the coding sequence GTGCGTAAGGTTTTTCAGGAGGAGCTCGCCCAGGTTAGGGAACAGCTCGTCGAGATGTCATCGCTGGTCACGGAGGCCATCGACAAGGCCACGACGGCGTTCCAGGGCGCCGATATCGACCTCGCCGAGGACGTGATTGCCGCCGATGCCCGGATCGACTTCCTGCAGAACAGCCTCGACGAGCACGCCATCGACATCCTGGCCCTCCAGGGCCCGGTGGCGAGCGACCTGCGCATGCTCGTAGGGTCGCTCCGGATGAGCGCCTCCCTGGAACGGATGGGGGACCTGGCCCGCCACCTGGCGCAGCTCGCCCGGCTGCGCTACCCCGCGTCCGTGATCCCGGAGCAGCTGCGGGAGACGTTCAAGAGCTTCGCGGAGCAGGACCTGCTGATCGCCCGGAAGCTCACGGACCTGCTGGCCACCCGCGACCTCGAAGTGGCCCGGGAAATCATGAAGGCCAACAGCGCCGTGAACGACCTCCACCTGAGCGTCTTCAAGGCCATCGCGCGCAGCGACTGGCAGGAGTCCCCGGCCACGACGGTCGACGTCGCCCTGGCCAGCCGCTACTTCGAGCGTTTTGCCGACCACGGCGTCTCGGTGGCGCAGAAGGTCACTTACCTGGTGACCGGTGCCTGGCAGCCGAACAGCATCGAGCACGCCTAG